Sequence from the Bacillota bacterium genome:
CTGATGTTCGCGGCCAGACCCAGGCTGGAGCCGCAGCCGTATTGGCCCAAAGGAATCTGGAAGCAGGCACATTACGGGAAGAATACGATCCGGTTACACCTGTTGGGTTGGTATTGGGCCAGGAACCAGCCCCCAGAACTCAAGTGCCGGCCGGGACCAAGGTAGCGTTAGTTCTTTCATTGGGCCCACCGCCACAACCGGTGGTGGTACCGGACCTAGCCGGGAAAGATTTGGCAGTGGCTCAGAGCGAGTTAACTGCCTCAGGCCTGGAACTTGGTGGTATTAGCGAAGAACCAAGCAACATCTATGGTGTGGGCAAAGTCGTGCGTACTGATCCGCCGCTGGGAACTACAGTTCAGGAGGGAGATAGCATCAGTTTAATTGTAAGCCAGGGACCACTGGCTGAGGCCGAATTGGTGACTTTTACGTTGAATGTAACTGTCCCCGACGGACCGCCCCAACAACTGGTTGAAGTCTGGGTGGTTAGCGCCGAAAACGAGCAGCGCGTTTTCCAGGAGCGGCTTGCCCCCGGTAAGAAGGTAAGCTTGTCACTTAAGGCTAGGCCTCAGAACAAGGTGCGGGTAGATCTTGACGGAGATACATGGAAGGAGTTTCCTGTCAGTGCCGGCAGTGGAACGTAAACAAGGGCTGGTTACTCGAGCCCTGGGAGGTTTCTTTTTTGTAGCCGCTAACGGAGAGACTTATCGTTGCACAGTTAAGGGCACCCTGAAAAAGCGAGAAGAAATTTTGGTCGGTGAGCGAGTAGCATTTACCACCACGGAACTGACCGACGGAGTAATTGACCAGGTGTTGCCACGGCAGAGCCGCTTGTTGCGTCCTCCGGTAGCCAATACGAACAAGTTAGTGGTAATATTCTCTGTGGATCTGCCACCGCCCAACTATATGCTCATAGATCGTATTTTGGTTCAAGCAGAAGCGGCTAGGTTAGAGATTGTAGTGTGCCTGAACAAGGTCGATCTGCTTGAGCGACCCGGTCAGGACGAAGAACTGCTGGTGCCTTATCAACTGGCCGGCTATCGTGTTTATAGTGTAAGCACTAAAACTATGACCAACGTGGCCTCCATCAAAGAGGAATTCTGTGACTGCATCACCGTTTTAGCCGGACAGTCTGGGGTGGGCAAGTCAAGCTTGCTGAACGCCCTGGAACCAGGACTGAAGCTAGCTACCGGTAAGGTTAGCCCGCGAACTCAGCGCGGTCGCCACACTACCCGCCAAGTGGAGTTACTGC
This genomic interval carries:
- the rsgA gene encoding ribosome small subunit-dependent GTPase A, whose amino-acid sequence is MERKQGLVTRALGGFFFVAANGETYRCTVKGTLKKREEILVGERVAFTTTELTDGVIDQVLPRQSRLLRPPVANTNKLVVIFSVDLPPPNYMLIDRILVQAEAARLEIVVCLNKVDLLERPGQDEELLVPYQLAGYRVYSVSTKTMTNVASIKEEFCDCITVLAGQSGVGKSSLLNALEPGLKLATGKVSPRTQRGRHTTRQVELLPLAVGGWVADTPGFSTLSLPDVEPEELVYLFPELGAIALNCRFADCRHETEPDCAVRAAVAAGQVMPVRFESYLTMAGELRQLRRKW
- a CDS encoding PASTA domain-containing protein yields the protein EEEAGVVVDQEPKPSSIRKSGVGEKVGLIVSKGRELAQVPDVRGQTQAGAAAVLAQRNLEAGTLREEYDPVTPVGLVLGQEPAPRTQVPAGTKVALVLSLGPPPQPVVVPDLAGKDLAVAQSELTASGLELGGISEEPSNIYGVGKVVRTDPPLGTTVQEGDSISLIVSQGPLAEAELVTFTLNVTVPDGPPQQLVEVWVVSAENEQRVFQERLAPGKKVSLSLKARPQNKVRVDLDGDTWKEFPVSAGSGT